The DNA region ATCCAGCTTTCAGTTGGTATTCTGTTAATTTGAACACACGAATATACAGGTGCAAATACTTTCTGGATCTTCTATTTAGTTTTTATCAGACCAATGTTTATTTAAGAATACCAAGGGCAATATATACATGTTTTTAAGTGTATGTacttttatatattaaaaaacgcAGCAACAAATTTTTGCTATTGAAAAGTCCTACCATTTTTCTGCTTGTTATTTTCAATAGCGCAACCTTTATTGCTGATATAAGTTGACCAAATCCTTTCTAGTCACTATGGGACAACTTTTGTTGTTGAGCCAAGTCGACCAAATCCTttctagtcactatggggcaacTTTTGTTGTTGAGCCAAGTTGACCAAATCCTTTCTAGTCACTATGGAGCAACTTTTGTTGTTGAGCCAAGTTGACCAAATCCTTTCTAGTCACTATGGAGCAACTTTTGTTGTTGAGCCAAGTTGACCAAATCCTTTCTAGTCACTATGGGACAACTTTTGTTGTTGAGCCAAATTGACCAAATCCTttctagtcactatggggcaacatttattgttgacccaagtatccatcggttattattgtattaagaGTACATTCAAACCTCTCTATAGCGGACTATATCCAGAATTCAAAAAGTTCTTTTAAGAGAGGTGTCCGTTACAAGAATGTGCCGCATAGTTGATTCAAACGAACTTCTAGATTTCGTTTTGAATCAGCCGTGGATAGGATGAAATGGAACCTTTAAATGACATTAGCTGTAGGTGACTGCTGACTAAGAGTTTAAGTAATGAAAACGTATGCATTTTTTACTAGATTCaagatttttttgttgtaaCTTGTGAATCACGGAGCAGAAAGTGTCTGCGCTATAATACCCTTCTCTTTATTCCCGTCGCCTATCATTAAAGCGCCTAGAAACCATCGTATTGACCTGATTTCTATATGGAGTTATCGTATGATATTTCGCATAGAGTTCCCTGACAAAGTGCCTTCTCAAAATAGGGAGATCAGTTTTTAAACTGCAAGAGTTCTCTTCTTTATTATTCGTCACCTGAGAGAATTTGAAAACTAAATCatttcagaataattttttccaataaaaataatacaaacttTGATAGACATGTGATGTGTATAcaataacaaattatttttttcagcatTAACCTGAGCAAATTTTTCGCCTTCTCCACCTGCAAATATTATAACATCTCCTTCCGAAGCAATGTCGTATACACTGCCGTATCCATCGATGGCGGCAAATTTGTGGGGAGCTAGATGACCTTCCTTTAACGCACATGATACGACCCTCTAATATAGTACAGTGTTCTTCATCAATACGCATACGTGTCTGCTTTGTTCTTCGTCTTCCTTCACCTCTCACATGATCGAACAACATAATCAGAAAGAGTAGATACAGAACTGAAAATACGAAAAACTTTTTCATATTGTTCAGTGAAAATTGCActtatatttcttgtagttgCAATTCTTTGTATGCACATGATCTCATTTAGACCCTTTTATATATCACTTGCAGCGTGGCAAGGCCATAAAACTAAACCATTAATGACTTTTATTAActctaatttatttatttcatcccAAACTGGTAAATTCCCTATTCTAATTAGGTGATAaaaacagttacaaaaactattaGCAAATAAAGGATTTTGGCAATCAAAATGACCTTCgtcaaacacaacaaaaaaccaTTACGCAATCCTTCAGCGGGCTGTTTgtttatatgcaaaaaaaacgACAAAGCACGTCTACTCTGTAGATGTCGTGTTGTTTTTCTCTCTCAAGAGGAAGAGTGAGTTGTCATAACAACTTTTAGTTAtcttcgtttttaaaaaaatcagtttttttaacCAGTTTTCTAGCCTTCTGTGGGAAGCAGAATATGCGTAAAGATTTACTAAAATTTAGCATGATAAAGTTATAAGTCATGAGTAAGTTAAAACTGGAAAAAAGTAGAATAGATAATAGCTATTTTCCTTTTAAATGGTGCAATTTCATTAATAGACTCGCAAGATCCAAAAATATTCGTTTGACCTATTTCCATTACTGTGATTTTGCTGACACACAAAAGGCATATCAGCAATTTTGAATAAACTATTGTTTGACCCGCTAATCAATTATGTAATGTTACAACCTATCAACAAGAAAGCCGGGCGGCTAAAGAACTATCGAACCTACCGCAAAATTCGATTAAAGGAATAGCGCTTTGAATGCTAGTAAAGGCCGACCTCCACTTGCCAGCGCGTACGCAAGCGCAGAAACTTTTTACGTGCGCGCGTACATCGTCAATTCTACCCCAGTCTTTTGGCGCgcacaaaagaaaaacagaatgtaaacaaatatggctgcgTTCAATCATTCAACAAATATTCAATCTGATTGGTCCAACGGCGAGCAGCTGCCAAGAGAGTCGAACTTggtaaaattataacaaaattaCCATAATTTACTTTGCAAATTTTTTGTAACAGTTTTTTCTTTCGTGGAAAATAGTTTCACTTCAAATATAACTATAAAAACCTAATATAAAATCTCagcttcaaatttcaaaatagaAAGGTGCCATTACAAAATTATGGCATCTATGAATGTTTAACACACGAGTCATGCAGAGACGGATACACCGTTTttgtttagcaaaaaaaatgtgaacaaaAAAAGTAGTCATTATCAAAACActacacagtaaaaacaaaactctTGACACTATCAAAGTATCTGACACAGCGTGGTCCAAGTACAATACAATATAGTCATAAAGTATCATGCGTAAATTACAACAGCATGTCACAACAACGTAGAAAGATATACACCTGTATTATATCTATACTAGTAGTTACTAGtaggaaaatccacgggttcgcccgtcctttttttaCCGCATTGTGTGCTTCTCCCTATCCTCCTCCACTTCGTTGGTTAAATCTCCGTAAAATGTAGCATGGATAGATCCAGTGTTATCATACATCACAGTTttacgatattttaaatttttatcattATGAGTAGCACTTtctatttcggacatgtttgCAACAACTCCTTTCAAATGAACTCTTTCATAGAGAGTGGATTCGTTAAGAATATCACTAATGGATTTAAAGGTATATTCCAGACTTGTTTTCTCAAACTTTAGTTCAGCTTTTCTGACAGATGAATAGTCTGTTACAAGAATATCTTCATTGGaaaacttgatttttttcatCACACAGATGAATTTTCTTGAATGGTTTTCAACAGTTCCCGTTTTTCCGGACTGAAACATACAGCCCGGCGAACATCTTCTTCTGCGTGCAAAGTGAAATCAAAATACTTTCTCTTGTTCTTCGAGGTTCTGATGGGTGGTAGCCCAGTGATGTAACCATTCTAAGTCGTTGCATGTCCATCGACTTACTGCTTTGAGAGTTGAAAAGCATATACTGAAGAGAGATATGCAAGAGCATTGTATTCCCCTGGTATTTCCAAACTTTTCGTGACCCTGGTAAAATGGTGCCTGAATACATTTCATAATTACATAAGGACCTGAATTTAACTCTATGTCGCCAGAAGCAAACAGTagaatttttaagaaaagtatGACAAAGATATTAAAGAGAAGACATGTTCGCGGCAACAGTGACATATGAATGCCAAGCAGAACTTCAAATAACAGACAGTAGAATATATAAAACGTTTAATAATCAATTTACTTTACACACTACACACGATCCTGGCAGCAATGCTGTGAAAGTCAGGAAATTCAAGGTGTCTCGAGATTTGTGCACAgcttttaaaaaacgtctctgAATAATCAGCCAATCGTGGGTCAAAGAATGAGAAAATTTGCTATCGTGCGACGGTacttaaaaaatgtcttttacaACCGAACCAACTGCGTGTATGACCCGCATAGTAATAGGTACAGAATACTGAAAAGATCAGGAAAGTTGTTAAAACTAAGCGGACATAGAATATTGCACGCCGCTCATTTTAGAAACTGTATGTTCCACAGTTAACAATCGATTATTTTCTGGAACAATGAAATTTACTGACCTGACACGCGACAGAATTTAAAGTAACAACATGTATAGGTTTGCAACTGATCGCATCACAGAGCATTTCAATACAGACAATAAAGTTAGAtctcctttttttatttctacatCTATGCTCTTAAGTGTTTCATACATTCCCCTCTCACTCTTGCAGCTTATAATCTTTAGATTCCCACAAACTTTATTAAGGCCTCAGCTGCAGTAATTCTTGATCAACTTGGTGCggcagaaaataagaaatttctgTTTGTACCTGACtgtttttaagaaatatgctcggtttattttaaagaaacgcATACAACGTTTTTTAATGGGGAATTGAATGACCTTAAAACAACAATAACCAAGGAGAGAATAATGACGTGAAAAAACCCCACCCAAATGTGGCAAAAGAAATCATAAAATGTTCTTGAGAAGATTTTCCAGCATAAAATGCAGTTGTATTATTCGATTAACACATAACACACATGGGACAGTGTTTTAAAAAGATTACCAATCCCTTGCTGAAtgtgataaaaagaaaaaaagtaacactaataaagaataaaaCTCAATGCCATTTCAATGTATCTAAAGAGAATCCTATATCACATTTTGTGTTTATAGTGATTGAAAACATCTTCCAAGATGAATCATTAAACGCCGGTTTTACCCTGTTTCTAATCTGAAACATTACAGGTAATAATGTTgtataaattaaaatcaaacgTTTTTTGTTAAGCCGCAAATATGCAGTAAATAAATTAGTTTTAAAATGGGAATCACAATAGCTCATAAAAAAGGCGCCAAACGCTGCTCTATATATGGTCATTACGACTTTTTACCTcgttacaaaaatatataatcgaTATTAACGGCTTGTACAAAAAACACCTTACTTATTACTTTAAAAATCGCCGTCATGTgtaaaaaaaaccttaaaaaaggcCGGCGATTCAAAAGTAGCTACACATACAGAGCAGTGCACTCTCGAATCTTTGATAGTGCTCAATGACCGTTGAGTTATGTATAAGTGGTATACTGTACATCCGTGCGATCGTTACTGTGTCTGCCATCTTACGTATTATGTCCACTTTGCATATTATGATTTATGTTGCGTTTGTTCTTGTCGCATGTTAGTTTACGAGAATATGGCGGAAAAAGTAACGAAGGTCTTTTTActgctatatatatttattctaCATTCACAATACGAATTAAGATACAGCAGTATACAGAGTACGCTGACATTGACAGTGGTAAATAATGaagaaaaataagtaaattaaGCTCTTCTGTCTTAAACCATTGTTAACACGGCATATAATTTCGAAACGTCTTGAACAAAATTTTTTGCTGTAGAAATCCGGGTtgtacaaagaaacaataaaattaatgaaatttaattttaaaaaaaacattatttattatttttattataagcacacaaagaaaagaaaaaacagtatcTACGGACCAGATAAAGTTGGCTCGCCCACCAGGATGGTTCGGTTAGGCAAGGTGAAAAAACATCACACAACTGTGTTAAGATTTTACGAAACGACCTAAAGTAAATTTCaaatacattattttttaagcttaatataacaataaaatttaaaattttttcatttgtctgtttttttttctccgtatttatttattttctctaCGCATTCAtcattattttaataaacaacaaaaaataaaagttttagcTGTAAATTAAAGTACTTTAATTATGCGCAAAAAAATCAGCCTGCTTAACCGGAATGGCATGCTGTGCGGAGATCCCGCTTTTATTAAAGATTTTCAATGTCTACCTTCATGATGTAATCATGTGATGATttcttataaataaacattatatgcactataaaatatttatatcaaAGCTCCCtcgttgtttcttttaaaaacggTACGGAAAAGAAAGAAACAATAGTTCCATGCAATGTTAATCCGAAGCAACACACCGTGTAAAGAACCTCCGTAAACTATTAAATTCCCACTGTTATAGTGGAAGTTGATTTCGATAAATTTTGTGGTAGCTACAATCATGGAcgaaatatattaaaataaatttttaattttaaagttctCAAGTGAATCCATAGGCTATATCTGTGTTAATTTAACGCTCTTTGAAGTTAGGATCTAAAAAGTTAAATTCGTAGTCTTTAAATGCACTGATTGATGCTGATGCATAACAATTTTTCTCGATGTTGGGATCCGTATAGAACAAGTCACTAACAAAGTTTAAACGCTGTCCACCTTGCCCACCTATGCAAAAAAAGTGGCAACTGCTTTTGTTTCAATATTTGGTCGACGATAGTGATCGCAGAGCACATTAGGTAACGCAAAATCAACTgctcttgtttatttttttaaccatcATTGCAGTTTTTGCGGGTATATTTGAGTAAAGCAAATTGTCATTCCCTTTATCCCATTTATGGGTTTGCATGCCATTCAAATAAACTTTATAGCACCCGGTATACCACCAACCACCAGAATAACGTTCAGCACAATCATTATCCGACGGCGCATCGTAagttaaaaactttatatttatatGGTCGGACAAAACACAGTTTCTTTGAGTGGAATTTACACACTCTCCAAATAGAAGTTTATACCGTTGGCCTTCATTTTCGATTTTAAAGTCGGGGTATAAATCATAAACCGTTTCATTAGAGGTGGTAACCATTTCAAAATATAACCAATAGTCACGGTCAACAGTCAGTTGGTTCAACGTTTCAAGGCCGAGCCATATTCTCCGTTTAGGTCACCAAATCCTTCTTTGTAATCAACCCAAGGCTTGTTAAAATCAACGCTACAGTCAAATCTGTTTTGAAACTTGATCCAACCACCGCCCTGGGTTAACATATCACAAAGAACATGTGTCATTTTCAAATTGACTTTGATTTCGTATACACCACTCTCGTTGAATCCTGCTTGATACCAATCATCACAGCCTCGTTTCACCGAGTAGGCACAGCTGCACTCATTTTCACCACTCCCGTTGGCACAATATTGACAAAACGAACTTCATAGTAACTTGAATTCTCATGTGCTACAAGTGACATGTTGCCATGATTTGTAAGGTCGAACAGTTCGCATATTACCTTATCTTTATCTTGGATAGCGTTGAAAGAGACGCAGTAATTTTATAAAGACAACGATCCATGCACTGGCATGCATTTTCAACAACAACAGTATCAACAGCAGTAGCATTTCTCCCCAATTGTCCTCCAATTAATTCTACAATTATATCATCTTTTCCACGAAAGCAAGGCGTAGTTGTCACAAGAGATGTGGTTAGAtaacataataaaattaaaccaCGCATTTTACGGCTACTTCTAAAAGTTAAATTGTAATTCTAATAATgtcagttataaaaaaagatttaattttcgTTTCATCAACATATAAAAATTTCTCCTCAAAGAAgtcataaattctttttttaaaataggttTGATTTCGAAATAATTCtagcttattattattttttttcttgaaattgttGAAAACTTTAAACATAAAGATAGGGCGTGaactaaattttaaaacataatataacAGACAATGCTACTTTCCATTAACGTTTCCAATTTCGCGAGATAAGCTACTGCAACAATTTTCTTGAAATCTGttttaaacaatagaaaatAGAATGAAAAATTCATTTTACAACTAGGAGGTGCAAAATGAAATTGTCCGCAATTTTATTGATAAACAaacacattttgaaaaaaaccatATTTGTTTCGTCAATTACACAAATTAAAATTCTAAGCAACCTTTAAGCATTTAAAGCTATGTAAGACAATAGACCATTTGGAAGTTAAAATTCCAATATTTGTGAATCATGAGCTTTGTGATATTATTCTTAAGTACGATATTAACAACGAAGATTTATGGATTCAGAGTGACAATGTGCCGACTCAAAGAATGTTTTGGAGATGATCCTCAACGGTATACTGACATTTCATGTAGTGATGGTTTAGGATACAATCGACAAGATCAGAACATTATTGACTTTCTTGAAATTCAATAATTTGCTTTGCTTCTCAGTGGTAGCCCTAGTAACCGCTTTATTTTGTTAAAGTACTTGGAAAAAAGACAGCTCAACACCAACACCAACGCCAACACTTTTAACAACTCCTTGAATCACTTTAATTTGAATTTTAACGGAGGCTCTTTGTGTAGTGACTTTTAAGTAAATAGAAAATTTGAGCTTTAAATAGTCTATTTTCATATATATCTTTTACGCTTAAGAGTTGCTTAGAATTTTAAAATCCAAATGGTCTATTGTCATATCTAGCTTTGGAGGCTTAAGAGTTGCTTAGAATTTGGACCTCCAAATAGTCTATTTTCATATATTCTTTTACGGTCAGGAGATGCTCAGAATCTCAACCTCCAAATGATCTATTTTCACGTATAGCTTTGAATGCTTAAAAGTTGCTTAGAATTTTAACTTCCAAATGGTCTATTGTCTTACATAGCTTTAAATGCTTAAAGGTTGCTTAGAATTTTAACTTCCAAATGGTCTATTGTCTTACATAGCTTTAAATGCTTAAAGGTTGCTTAGAATTTTAACCTCCAAATGGGCCATTGTCATATATCGCTTTGAACTCTTAAAATTTGCTTGGAATTTTAAACTCCAAATGGTCTATTGTCTTACATAGCTTTGAAGGCTTGAAAGTTGCGTTACTTCGTTATCCTGCATTGATAAAATAATGCAATAAATGGAAGAAAATATTTCAACTTTCTCAAAATTGCATCATAGTTTAGATCGAGGTTTGTTTTCTCGTTCTTTAGCCATTTCCACTTTGAAAAGGAAATCGAATGACACTTTAATGAGGCCCATCATGATAAAGGCTCGATAGATAGCGTAGAAGGACTATAAAGAACAGTCTCCCGAAAAGTTATATCAGGCCGTCCTGCAGTAAGAAAAATGCTGCAAGAAAATTTGTACTGAGAATCATTTCTATGTATTTTCCAATTATTGACATGCTGGAAGAACCGAAGCATGTACCAAAAATTGCGATCGTGTTTTATGTGATCATGAAGAGTTATGGATGCGAGATGACAATAAATGCGCTTTTTGCGAAATCGATTATGATGTATGCATTATTTTTATGGTTAATATAAAAAGAAGGAGAAGGGTCAAAAATCTATTAAATTACTATCTCGCTCGCGAGGATAGTATTGCTTTCCAACTCCTAGCTATCTAACTATGTCCGAAATGGGTGATTTCTAAGTCATCAACGAGCTGTTTTTACGCAAATTTAGAAAAACATACTACGGGGGATTCAACCCCCCCCTCGACCTCTGAAAACCCACGACCTCTGGGTTGACGTTATGATACCTCAGCCAACGTGAGATTGAACGTTGAGTAAAAACGTTTAGTTTGAAAGCTTTTATATTAATCATTTGTACAACTGGTGCAACGGCAGTCGAATTATGCCGCTGAACGCATAATGATTTATTGATGTGAAATAAAgttattggattttttttaaccgtTGCTTTTTTGTGCCAATCTTGTGAAACGTTGATGAAAATAATGTATACTCTGTATGTGCTTCCGACGAACTCTTAAAAGGAGACATAAGCATAGAGCTCTAAAGCGGTTCAAGAAAATGTACATCTATATAATTATATGCTTTATGTTTCGACGAATATTTTCGACCTTACATAGATTAATTGGTGCCCTAATGTTTTTAGATGATGACATCAGCTCTTCCGTTCGGAAACTCTTACTATTTAGTGAGGATGAGGTACCCTCATAAATAGATTTCTGCCATAGTTCCATTTAGATCGGCACTATATCTGTGCCATATAAGTGGCAAATTTAACACCAGTTTAGATATTATTTcaaattcattgtttttttaagaaagcgTATATCCGCTGTGAAGATATTTTTCAGTCAGCTTTATGAACATAAGTATTTCACGCGGAAATTATTCTACGTCGTTTGGTACAttcttttacaaaatatattcaacgCAGAACCTTGGTAGGACATTCATGGAAGTTTTTGCTCCACAAACAGTAATATTCATTAAATTGATATGCAAAAAAGTAGTTTGATTTTTCAATATTATGTTATATCTAACTGATTTCTTTgctgcttttttattttgtaacaaaaaaaatcttgaaaaaaaaaggcGTCATCTTCTTTATTATCACGCCAGTAAGTTGTTGTTGCAAATATGAATTTAATTTGACATATCGATGATAAGCTGTTTAACTTATCGTACAGTTGATcacacattttttgttttgtttttaattcgaATGAACATTGCTACACCACAAGCAATATAAAAAGGACAAAAAGGATGCGTTTTAATATAAACTGCATGTAATCCCAGATGTTGGGACTTGTGCAACTATGGGTAGTACTTCTCTCTGCTGCAGAAATTGTTTCCATTGCGTTTTACATCTCTGTTTGATTTTGCCAAGTTGCCTGTTAAACTAAAAATGGGAAGCTTATTAGAATAAAATTTAATGACCAGCAAACGTACAGCGTAATGCTTCAAATATCTGTCATACTCCACGCATAGATTTTACACTGTttgattgaaaatattttcattttcaaaaggACAATTGGTGTTCCAATTTCTCATTTTTCGTActttaaagatttaaattaatttatttaattcgagtctactaaaatgtttttaaagattttcaataTAAAACCGGGGTACATTCTAAATTTTGCTTGACTTCTTTTAAGGTTTTGGCGTACGTAAATTAAGCCCACAAAATATTCTTGCTGAGAAAATCAAACAATAATTCAAATAAAAGTAGATTTTGTTTCTGGTGACAGTATCCCCAACATAACATTTGCTGGAATTGAATTGAAAAAGTTGAATTTATGGTAACTTGAATGTGTATTACTTTTGGTATTGTAGAAAATGTATGTATTTGTGTAGTAACTTGTATTTAGTGGATACGCCTGTACTTAATGTATACACTCGTATTCAATGTAAACAATTGTATTTGTAGGCAATGTTGGCGCTCGTTTATAATGCGAACAGTCGTATTTCGTAGATAATCGTATTCGTTGCAGTCACTCATATTTGTTGCAGCAACTCGTATTCGTTGCAGCAACTCGTATTCGTTGCAGACACTCGTATTAGTTGCAGACACTCGTATTCGTTGCAGACACTCGTATTCGTTGCAGCTACTAGTATGTAATAACTCGTATTTTTTTAGTGACTCAATTGTATTTAATGTATACACTTGTATTCAATGCAGACAATTGTATTTAGTACAGACACTTTGCCGTATAGAGACACGTATGCCGTAACTTGTATTAAATGAATCAACTGCATTTATTTTATATACTTGTATTCAATGTAGACTCTCGTTTTTTATGCAGACATTTCTTTGATGATGGAATAcatgtttttaaacaaaaaactacattatcaATATTCATATCGTCAACCATAATTATATAAAAAGCTAGTGCAGCGCTGATCATATCTTTTTAACAGAACAACAAGCTGTAATACTAATTCTTGTCTTAAGACAGATGGTTGTTGCTATATAGAGGCTATACCGCCTAAAAATTGTGcattttagtttgaatcaaatgcCCCGTAAAGGAAGAGGCGTTTATTAAAAAGgacatttaataaaaataataattaactgTTGATATAAAGATGGGGATAAAAATAAGCACCCACGGTGATAAATAAGGGCCGATGATAATAGTAAGTACCGCGGTTGATAAATAAGGGCCAACGATATTAATAC from Hydractinia symbiolongicarpus strain clone_291-10 chromosome 6, HSymV2.1, whole genome shotgun sequence includes:
- the LOC130647977 gene encoding LOW QUALITY PROTEIN: ficolin-1-A-like (The sequence of the model RefSeq protein was modified relative to this genomic sequence to represent the inferred CDS: inserted 1 base in 1 codon), which codes for MTHVLCDMLTQGGGWIKFQNRFDCSVDFNKPWVDYKEGFGDLNGEXWLGLETLNQLTVDRDYWLYFEMVTTSNETVYDLYPDFKIENEGQRYKLLFGECVNSTQRNCVLSDHINIKFLTYDAPSDNDCAERYSGGWWYTGCYKVYLNGMQTHKWDKGNDNLLYSNIPAKTAMMVKKINKSS